One window of the Hemitrygon akajei chromosome 5, sHemAka1.3, whole genome shotgun sequence genome contains the following:
- the LOC140728190 gene encoding frizzled-5-like produces the protein MACRVQEPSALVGVCVCLVGLVGVTLCASKAMVCQEITVPMCKGIGYNHTYMPNQFNHDSQDEAGLEVHQFWPLVEIQCSPDLLFFLCSIYTPICLADYMKPLPPCRSVCERAKSGCSPLMRQYGFAWPERMNCDKLPVLGDQDNLCMDYNRSEVTTVSPPFLKPTIAPKVLGGSKNARPSWAYPGKQPASSADCPGKCICKDPLIPISKESHPLYNKIRTGRLLNCAFPCYQPFFNKDERTFATLWIGLWSVLCFISTFTTVSTFLIDMERFKYPERPIIFLSACYLFVSMGYIVRLVAGHANVACNKDYHHIQYDTTGPALCTVVFLLIYFFGMASSIWWVILSFTWFLAAGMKWGNEAIAGYSQYFHLAAWLIPSVKSIAVLALSSVDGDPVAGICYVGNQNLDNLRGFVLAPLVVYLLTGTTFLLAGFVSLFRIRSVIKQGGTKTDKLEKLMIRIGIFTVLYTVPATIVVACFIYEQHSRESWETALSCPCPGARDYPRPEYAVFMLKYFMCLVVGITSGVWIWSGKTLESWRRFTSRCCWPRKLTSGSMYTQASTALTARTGASGSAAYHKQVALSHA, from the coding sequence ATGGCTTGTCGCGTGCAAGAGCCCTCAGCCCTGGTCGGCGTCTGTGTTTGTCTCGTGGGGTTGGTGGGGGTCACCCTCTGCGCTTCCAAGGCAATGGTCTGCCAAGAGATTACGGTGCCCATGTGCAAAGGCATTGGCTATAACCATACCTACATGCCCAACCAGTTCAACCACGACAGCCAAGACGAAGCGGGGCTCGAGGTGCATCAGTTCTGGCCTCTGGTAGAGATCCAATGCTCCCCGGACCTCCTCTTCTTCCTGTGCAGTATCTACACTCCCATATGCCTGGCGGACTACATGAAACCATTGCCACCTTGCAGATCCGTCTGCGAAAGAGCCAAATCCGGCTGCTCCCCACTGATGAGACAATATGGTTTCGCTTGGCCTGAAAGAATGAACTGCGACAAGCTCCCCGTGCTCGGAGACCAAGACAACCTGTGCATGGATTACAACAGGTCCGAGGTGACCACTGTATCGCCCCCGTTCTTAAAGCCCACCATTGCGCCCAAGGTTTTGGGCGGTAGCAAAAACGCCCGACCCTCCTGGGCATATCCAGGAAAGCAACCCGCATCATCAGCAGACTGCCCTGGGAAATGTATCTGCAAAGACCCTTTGATCCCGATCTCCAAAGAGAGTCACCCGCTCTACAACAAGATCAGAACTGGTCGGCTGCTCAACTGTGCTTTCCCATGTTACCAGCCCTTCTTCAACAAGGACGAGAGGACTTTCGCAACCTTGTGGATCGGCCTGTGGTCCGTCCTGTGCTTCATCTCCACGTTCACCACCGTGTCCACCTTCCTGATTGACATGGAGAGGTTCAAGTACCCAGAGCGGCCCATCATCTTCCTGTCCGCCTGCTACCTCTTCGTGTCCATGGGCTACATCGTCCGACTGGTGGCCGGCCACGCCAACGTGGCATGTAACAAGGACTACCACCACATCCAATACGACACCACCGGCCCCGCCCTCTGCACCGTGGTCTTCCTGCTCATCTATTTCTTCGGCATGGCCAGCTCCATCTGGTGGGTCATCCTGTCCTTTACCTGGTTTCTCGCCGCGGGCATGAAGTGGGGCAACGAGGCCATAGCGGGCTATTCCCAGTACTTCCACCTGGCCGCGTGGCTGATTCCCAGCGTCAAGTCCATAGCTGTACTAGCGCTGAGTTCGGTGGACGGGGACCCAGTGGCCGGCATCTGCTACGTGGGCAACCAGAACTTGGACAACCTCCGGGGGTTCGTCCTGGCTCCTCTGGTGGTCTACCTGCTCACGGGCACAACCTTCCTGTTGGCCGGGTTTGTCTCCCTGTTCAGGATACGGAGCGTCATCAAGCAGGGGGGCACCAAAACCGACAAACTGGAGAAGCTTATGATTCGAATAGGGATCTTCACAGTGCTCTACACCGTCCCGGCCACCATAGTCGTGGCTTGCTTCATCTACGAACAGCACTCTCGGGAGAGCTGGGAGACGGCGCTCAGCTGCCCCTGCCCGGGAGCCAGAGATTACCCCAGACCCGAGTACGCCGTCTTCATGCTCAAGTACTTCATGTGTCTGGTGGTAGGCATCACCTCCGGCGTCTGGATTTGGTCCGGCAAGACCTTGGAGTCGTGGAGGCGGTTCACAAGCAGATGCTGCTGGCCTAGGAAGCTGACCAGCGGCTCCATGTACACTCAGGCAAGCACAGCCTTGACGGCCAGGACCGGAGCCAGCGGTTCGGCGGCTTATCACAAGCAAGTGGCGCTCTCGCACGCTTGA